The Eubacterium ventriosum genome includes the window TAATGAAACGATTGTTCCAGCCGGCAACATTGTACTGTACAGACCGAAAGAACTCCAAAAATATGAATATTACGGAGAAGATAAGACAGAAGTATACTGGATTCACTTCACAGGAAGCAATGTGAAAAATATCTTACGTCAATATGGGTTTCCGGATAAAGAACGTGTCTTTCAAGTGGGTACATCTAATGAATATGAACAAATTTTCAAACGTATCATTATCGAGCTCCAACGCTGTCAAGATAATTATGAGGAAATGCTTGTCCTTTTGCTACGTCATCTTCTGATTAGTTTCCACCGGGAACTGACTAGAGAGCACATATTAAAAAATGAATATCTTGATCATGAGATGGATAATGCTGTTACCTTTTTCAGTGAAAACTACAGTCAAAATATCAATATTGATGATTATGCTGCCTCACGAGGCATGAGTGTCAGCTGGTTTATCCGAAATTTCAAAAAATATACCGGTTCTACACCAATGCAATTCATTGTGGGAATCCGCATCAACAATGCTCAGATGTTACTTGAAACAACAACTTATTCCATCAATGAGATTTCTAAGATTGTCGGATATGATAACCAGCTTTATTTCAGCCGGCTTTTTCACAAGCTGAAAGGATATTCGCCGAGAGAATACCGAAAGCTGAGAAACAAATTCTGAAATGAGTCGAGGGTGCGGACATTTGGTGTTATTAAATGGGACAGATATTATAAAAGACTATTCAGAAGAGGCATGGAAAACGTAAATTTGGAATTAACGCTGACTGCCTGTGCTTTTAATCTTTATAAATATCATAATATACGTAATAGATTGAAGCTTATTGCCTGACTATCGGTAACTGAATATATCGAAAAAAGCTCTTATTAACATAGGGCTTATTAAAGTACCCTAAAAATCGACGATAATTATAAATTAACATAAGAAACAGAGATGCATTGGCAACAGCCAATGCATCTCTGCTAATTAAGGACTTTTTTTACAGCCCCCTAACCATACGTTAGTTTTCTTTTACCAATCATCTTCATCGTCATCATCCCAGCCTGACACCATATGTATTTCTCCTGTGTCCAGATCAAAAGCCATATTATCAGACATTCTGTTCATCATATGACCATCTGAATCAAATCCAGTATCTCCGCTTCCAAAAATAAAATCGCCATCTTCTAAATCAAAAATACTCATGCCGTTCCACCTCCTGCGCTCGTTTTTCCTATTCATGTTTACCTAACTCAATAATATTTTTTACCAATCCATTTAATTCGTTTATCTTTTCAGCAATTTCAGTGTCCTTTGGTTTACAACCCACCGAGATAATATTAGTTAGCATTCCTTCAATTTTTCCTTTATCCGTACTGTAATGATAAGAAAGCATTCCATCATCTTCTTTATAATATAATCCCTGCTTAGCCCAATACTCAGCCTCACGATGACATTGTTCTTTATATTCTTTGATTAACTCGTCGTCATCCTTATCGTTAAACATAATCGTTCTTTCTCGATAAAGAATATCTGTATATTCGTCTAATTGCTGTTTCAATTGCTCCAAAGCATCCCTGTTATGCTTAATAGCTTTATCTAATACACTTCCAACCATTGGATTTTTATTTTTAATCATAATTGCAACAACTCTATTCAAATACGGAAACATAAAAGTGTGTTCTCTTTTATGAATGTCCTCAATTACGAATTCTTCTGTATAATATTCAATTATTTTTTCATCCGCATTTGCTATCGTTTCAATCAACTCATCATCCCTTTGTTCTTCTAACCTCTCCCCACGGTTATCGAATATAGTCAAGTTATATATTGCCGGATTGACTCTTGCATTTAATTCTTCCAAACATTCATAATCATGATTTTCGATAGCTAACGTTATAGCTTTTGTTCTTAATCGTTCTTCATATACTAAGCTTTCAGGTACTCCTAATCTGTGAGCTATCGGCCAAATATCGTTATATCCAATCTCTCGTCTTTTAATATCAGTCGACAGACCAAAATTAAACCCTCTCTCCCACTTACTATTATCCACAAAATTAAGATGCCCTGTTTTCATCAGATACTTAATGAAATCATAGTTATGAAATTCGAGAGCATAATCAACCACAGATTTACCATATTCATCATAATTTAAAAACAGTTTATCCTCTCGGTTCATATATGATTCCCAGACTTTTTTATCCTTTGAGAATGCCACTTCATAATTTGTAATATGACTTTTTACCGGCTTATAACATTTACCGGCACTAAGAATCTGTTCACAGGACACGTCTAGAAGTTCACAGAATATTGGGAGATCATAAGTCTGAACTGTTCCCTCTCCTCTTGTTATTGCAGATATTTTAGTGGTGAATTTTTCTAGTAATGCTTCATCTACTTTACCATCGCGCATCTCAAGAAACGCCTTGCAAAATTGTCTCTGAGATTTATACTTATCTAATATTAATTTTTTCAGATATTTTCCTGTCTTTTTCTTATTATCTTCAACCTTAAACATCGCTTTCTCCTGTTTATTTATTATCGGCTTATCTTCATACTACATCTTTTTTTCAAGAAGCGATACCCCCAAATTTCCATACATAAAATATGGTGAAATCATATATCTTAAATCATGTATGGTTTTACCATATATAATTTATTATAACAAACGTTATTATGGGCTTTTATTCACATACTAAAAGTAGCTTTTTTGCTGTCATGATGACAACAAAAAGGAGCCAAACAATCCGTCTGACTCTGCAAAATCTAAATATATTTTTCTTTTTTAGTAGCAACGGAAAGAGAGGGACTCGAACCGAGCATCTCAGCCTTGAAAGGGCTGCGCCCTAACCTTTAGACTAGGGG containing:
- a CDS encoding transposase gives rise to the protein MRTFGVIKWDRYYKRLFRRGMENVNLELTLTACAFNLYKYHNIRNRLKLIA